A window from Vulcanimicrobium alpinum encodes these proteins:
- a CDS encoding putative bifunctional diguanylate cyclase/phosphodiesterase yields MERRFERVLEITRDILRLRELDLALESIARGVADLFGFRYVTIVLADGSVSGEMTRRVLLGYNPEVQRARKNERVAKEDILSVLAPRFEVFENAFYIPAEREFTWERAIYAGEADRDSPREAPDRWHERDSLCLVLRDSDGEMIGYLSPDGPADGRIPSRDTIRGLQLFVNLMGLAVASAQAHRAEVERSRLLEANQARLRHEATHDALTGLPNRTFFQERLAETLDTARAQPQRIYAVLFVDLDEFKSINDSLGHMAGDALLVAVADRMRATVSPDDFIARIGGDEFGLVLAHRQDVGQIEDAVEAIQGALVAPMLIEGRAVYNTASIGIAKIEPGEKRIEEVLRNADTAMYQAKARGRGRHAFFDHHMHYEAARRLALTSDLRAAIEGEQFRVEYQPIVRLGDRRITAFEALVRWRNPASGDVLPGEFIPLAEEVGLVVPIGRFVFFDACRRLAEWRSRAPLLDLRMHVNLSVQEVLEPDLDAFVARNLRRFGLSSDDIVLEITESAVIRSNTLSLGSLARLRATGVHLCIDDFGTGYSSLRYLHQLPFDALKIDRSFVESTDGGLGSAPIVRMLIQLAHSYGIDIVAEGVETARQSSELIALDCEYAQGYHFHRPMSPEAVNALLDASTTAEAVS; encoded by the coding sequence CGACGGCAGCGTCTCGGGTGAGATGACGCGCCGCGTGCTGCTGGGCTACAACCCCGAGGTCCAGCGCGCGCGCAAAAACGAACGCGTCGCGAAGGAGGACATCCTCTCCGTCCTCGCGCCCCGCTTCGAAGTCTTCGAAAACGCGTTTTACATCCCGGCCGAGCGCGAGTTCACCTGGGAGCGCGCGATCTACGCCGGCGAAGCCGACCGCGACTCGCCGCGCGAAGCCCCCGACCGCTGGCACGAGCGCGACTCGCTGTGCCTCGTCCTGCGCGACAGCGACGGTGAGATGATCGGCTACCTGAGCCCCGACGGCCCCGCCGACGGCCGGATTCCGAGCCGGGACACCATACGCGGGCTGCAGCTTTTCGTCAACTTGATGGGGCTGGCCGTCGCGAGCGCGCAGGCGCATCGCGCTGAAGTCGAGCGCAGCCGCCTGCTCGAAGCGAACCAGGCCCGCCTCCGCCACGAAGCGACGCACGATGCGCTGACCGGGCTCCCGAACCGCACGTTCTTCCAAGAACGCCTCGCCGAGACGCTCGACACCGCGCGCGCCCAGCCCCAGCGCATCTATGCGGTCCTTTTCGTCGACCTCGACGAGTTCAAGTCGATCAACGACTCGCTCGGCCACATGGCCGGCGACGCGCTGCTGGTGGCCGTCGCGGACCGCATGCGCGCCACGGTCTCGCCCGATGACTTCATCGCGCGCATCGGCGGCGACGAGTTCGGTCTCGTCCTCGCGCATCGCCAAGACGTCGGCCAGATCGAGGACGCGGTCGAAGCGATTCAAGGCGCACTCGTCGCCCCGATGCTGATCGAAGGCCGCGCTGTCTACAACACCGCGTCGATCGGGATCGCGAAGATCGAGCCCGGCGAAAAACGCATTGAAGAAGTGCTGCGCAACGCCGACACGGCGATGTATCAAGCGAAGGCGCGCGGCCGCGGCCGCCACGCGTTCTTCGACCACCACATGCACTACGAAGCCGCGCGCCGGCTCGCACTCACCAGCGACCTGCGCGCCGCGATCGAAGGCGAGCAGTTCCGCGTCGAATATCAGCCGATCGTGCGCCTCGGCGATCGGCGCATCACGGCGTTCGAAGCGCTCGTCCGCTGGCGCAACCCCGCGTCCGGGGACGTTCTCCCCGGCGAATTCATCCCGCTCGCGGAAGAAGTCGGCTTGGTCGTCCCGATCGGCCGCTTCGTCTTCTTCGACGCCTGCCGGCGCCTCGCCGAATGGCGCAGCCGCGCCCCGCTTCTGGACCTGCGCATGCACGTCAATCTCTCGGTGCAGGAAGTCCTCGAACCGGACCTCGATGCGTTCGTCGCCCGCAACCTGCGCCGCTTCGGCCTCTCCTCCGACGACATCGTCCTCGAAATCACCGAATCGGCAGTGATCCGCTCCAACACGCTCTCGCTCGGCTCGCTCGCGCGGCTGCGCGCCACCGGCGTCCATCTCTGCATCGACGACTTCGGCACCGGCTACTCATCGTTGCGCTACCTGCACCAGCTCCCGTTCGACGCCCTGAAAATCGATCGCTCGTTCGTCGAAAGCACCGACGGCGGCCTCGGCAGCGCCCCGATCGTCCGCATGCTCATCCAACTCGCCCACTCGTACGGTATCGACATCGTCGCCGAAGGCGTAGAAACCGCTCGCCAATCGAGCGAACTCATCGCCCTCGACTGCGAATACGCCCAAGGCTACCACTTCCACCGACCGATGAGCCCCGAAGCCGTCAACGCATTACTCGACGCCTCCACCACCGCAGAAGCCGTCTCGTAA
- a CDS encoding sodium-translocating pyrophosphatase — protein MTGLTQQLGIELGLGAGVLAILYGLYLVSWVLRQPAGNATMQSIAAAIQEGAMAFLRRQYTTVAIVAVVLAIVIAVLPAPLGWEAALGFVIGAVLSGSAGFIGMIVSVRANVRTAEAARGGVGPALDLAFKGGSVTGLLVVGLGLFAVSGYYAIVSAINVGHASPEADSLAALIGLAFGCSLISVFARLGGGIFTKAADVGADLVGKVEAGIPEDDPRNPAVIADNVGDNVGDCAGMAADLFETYAVTTIAAMLLGHLLFGKTLPGAVTFPLILGAVSIVASIIGTFFVRMAKNATPSPGKIMGAMYQGLIVASVISAIAFYFVAQSEFSGGVTLPNGQVVGPVQIFVCAVVGLIVTGLITYITEYYTGTQYGPVKQIAAASTTGHATNMIAGLAVSMQSTALPALVIVVGILVSYGFAGLYGVGIAVMAMLSMAGIIVAIDSFGPITDNAGGIAEMSEMPESVRRVTDPLDAVGNTTKAVTKGYAIGSAGLAAVVLFASFLQELSDKCAANPGLACATNKITFGLENPYVLTGLLVGGLLPYLFASLSMQSVGRAGGAVVEEVRRQFREMPGIMDGTQKPDYGTTVDIVTKAALREMILPALIPIGVPILVVVLALIGVLPGNAGAQMMGGVLVGAIVTGIFVAISMTSGGGAWDNAKKYIEDGNYGGKGSPAHAAAVTGDTVGDPYKDTAGPAINPMIKVLNIVALLLVGFLVH, from the coding sequence GTGACCGGTTTAACGCAACAGCTCGGGATCGAGCTCGGCCTCGGGGCCGGGGTACTCGCTATCCTCTACGGGCTCTATCTCGTCTCGTGGGTGCTCCGCCAACCCGCGGGCAACGCGACGATGCAGTCGATCGCCGCGGCGATCCAGGAAGGTGCGATGGCCTTCCTGCGCCGTCAGTACACCACCGTCGCAATCGTCGCCGTCGTGCTCGCAATCGTCATCGCCGTGCTCCCCGCTCCGCTGGGCTGGGAAGCGGCGCTCGGCTTCGTGATCGGCGCGGTGCTCTCGGGGTCGGCGGGATTCATCGGGATGATCGTCTCGGTGCGCGCCAACGTCCGCACGGCGGAAGCCGCGCGCGGCGGCGTCGGACCGGCGCTCGACCTCGCGTTCAAAGGCGGCTCGGTAACGGGCCTGCTCGTCGTCGGTCTGGGCCTCTTCGCGGTCAGCGGCTACTATGCGATCGTCAGCGCGATCAACGTCGGCCATGCGTCCCCGGAGGCGGACAGCCTCGCGGCGCTCATCGGGCTCGCCTTCGGCTGTTCGCTGATCTCGGTATTCGCACGTCTGGGCGGCGGCATCTTCACGAAAGCCGCCGACGTCGGCGCCGACCTCGTCGGAAAAGTCGAAGCCGGGATCCCCGAGGACGATCCGCGCAACCCCGCCGTGATCGCGGACAATGTCGGCGATAATGTCGGCGACTGCGCCGGCATGGCGGCCGACCTCTTCGAAACGTACGCGGTCACGACGATCGCGGCGATGTTGCTGGGCCATCTGCTCTTCGGCAAGACGCTTCCCGGTGCGGTGACGTTCCCGCTGATCCTCGGCGCGGTCTCGATCGTCGCCTCGATCATCGGCACGTTTTTCGTGCGGATGGCGAAGAACGCGACGCCGTCGCCCGGCAAGATCATGGGCGCGATGTACCAGGGGCTGATCGTCGCGAGCGTCATCTCCGCGATCGCTTTCTACTTCGTCGCGCAGTCCGAGTTCAGCGGCGGGGTGACGCTGCCGAACGGCCAGGTCGTCGGCCCGGTGCAGATCTTCGTCTGCGCGGTGGTCGGCCTGATCGTCACCGGCCTCATCACGTACATCACCGAGTACTACACCGGAACGCAATACGGCCCGGTGAAGCAGATCGCGGCGGCGTCGACGACCGGTCACGCGACGAACATGATCGCGGGGCTTGCGGTGTCGATGCAGTCGACGGCGCTCCCCGCGCTGGTCATCGTCGTCGGGATCCTCGTCTCGTACGGCTTCGCCGGACTCTACGGCGTCGGCATCGCGGTGATGGCGATGCTCTCGATGGCCGGGATCATCGTCGCGATCGACTCGTTCGGGCCGATCACCGACAACGCCGGCGGCATCGCCGAGATGTCGGAGATGCCCGAGAGCGTGCGCCGGGTGACCGATCCGCTCGACGCGGTCGGCAACACGACGAAGGCCGTCACCAAAGGTTACGCGATCGGCTCCGCCGGGCTCGCGGCGGTCGTGCTCTTCGCGTCGTTCCTCCAGGAACTCAGCGACAAGTGCGCGGCGAACCCGGGTCTCGCGTGCGCGACCAATAAGATCACGTTCGGACTTGAAAACCCGTACGTGCTCACCGGACTGCTCGTCGGCGGACTGCTGCCGTATCTCTTCGCGTCGCTCTCGATGCAGTCGGTTGGACGTGCCGGCGGCGCGGTCGTCGAGGAAGTGCGCCGTCAGTTCCGCGAGATGCCCGGGATCATGGACGGGACGCAGAAACCGGACTACGGCACGACCGTCGACATCGTCACCAAGGCGGCGCTGCGCGAAATGATCCTGCCTGCGCTCATCCCGATCGGCGTACCGATCCTCGTCGTCGTGCTGGCGCTGATCGGTGTGCTGCCCGGAAACGCGGGCGCGCAGATGATGGGCGGCGTGCTCGTCGGTGCGATCGTCACCGGGATCTTCGTGGCGATCTCGATGACCTCGGGCGGCGGTGCGTGGGACAACGCCAAGAAGTACATCGAGGACGGAAATTACGGCGGCAAAGGATCGCCGGCGCACGCGGCGGCGGTCACCGGCGATACCGTCGGAGACCCGTACAAAGACACGGCCGGCCCCGCGATCAACCCGATGATCAAGGTGCTGAACATCGTCGCCTTGCTGCTCGTCGGTTTTCTCGTGCACTAG
- a CDS encoding NAD(P)/FAD-dependent oxidoreductase — MESTEFLVVGCGPAGGTAAREAARRGIATVVLERDPIVGAKRVCAAGLRPGFCEEFDLPRSIVHLDPSTITLTTVKRTYAFKVGPSHTTTREELDGTIGALARGEGAEIRTSTLFRGLRRDGDQVVVEYADMKEGTRKAIRARSVFLAQGSSARLDDVEPRFRHPAWADGLITCFQYRVYPERPAAERTYDTLEMHYYVSPLSGRNVIAWMFPKRDHLAIGLGIQAKVAGAALRAELDAFLVTVRQRLFAGIPYTVREEGNLLYGGLPRVTIGADNVMVGGTAAGLVDATTGEGIHEAATSGRYAAEAAATVHAGGARDAAPGYARAVRRAFYGRLRHRARLMTVLERKPVRFDILFRQLEETPRFAALLQRDRNDFTPLEWLYLYAQAAKFGLSALRA, encoded by the coding sequence ATGGAGTCGACCGAGTTCCTCGTCGTTGGCTGCGGACCGGCCGGGGGGACGGCCGCACGTGAGGCGGCTCGCCGGGGGATTGCAACCGTCGTGCTCGAGCGCGATCCGATCGTCGGAGCCAAGCGCGTCTGCGCCGCCGGCTTGCGGCCCGGCTTCTGCGAGGAGTTCGATCTCCCGCGCTCGATCGTGCACCTCGACCCATCGACGATCACGCTGACGACCGTCAAGCGGACGTACGCCTTCAAGGTCGGCCCGTCGCACACGACGACGCGCGAGGAACTCGACGGCACGATCGGCGCGCTGGCCCGCGGCGAGGGCGCCGAGATCCGGACCAGCACGCTCTTTCGCGGGCTGCGCCGCGACGGCGACCAGGTCGTCGTCGAGTACGCAGACATGAAGGAAGGAACCCGCAAGGCGATTCGCGCGCGCTCCGTCTTCCTCGCGCAGGGCTCGAGCGCACGCCTCGACGATGTCGAGCCGCGCTTTCGCCACCCCGCTTGGGCCGACGGGCTCATCACCTGTTTTCAGTACCGCGTCTATCCCGAGCGGCCGGCGGCGGAGCGCACGTACGACACGCTCGAGATGCACTACTACGTGAGCCCGCTCTCGGGCCGCAACGTGATCGCGTGGATGTTCCCCAAGCGCGACCATCTGGCGATCGGGCTGGGGATTCAAGCGAAGGTCGCCGGCGCGGCGCTGCGTGCCGAACTCGACGCCTTTCTCGTCACCGTCCGGCAGCGGCTCTTCGCGGGGATTCCGTACACCGTGCGCGAGGAGGGCAACCTGCTCTACGGCGGCCTCCCGCGCGTGACGATCGGTGCCGACAACGTGATGGTGGGCGGCACGGCGGCAGGCCTGGTCGATGCGACGACCGGCGAGGGGATTCACGAGGCGGCGACCAGCGGGCGTTATGCTGCCGAGGCAGCGGCAACCGTGCACGCCGGAGGCGCGCGCGACGCGGCGCCCGGCTACGCGCGCGCGGTCCGGCGCGCGTTCTACGGCCGCCTGCGTCATCGCGCGCGGCTGATGACCGTGCTCGAACGCAAGCCCGTGCGCTTCGACATCCTGTTCCGTCAGCTCGAAGAGACGCCGCGTTTCGCGGCGCTGCTGCAGCGCGACCGCAACGACTTCACCCCGCTGGAGTGGCTGTATCTGTACGCGCAGGCGGCCAAGTTCGGGCTCTCCGCGCTGCGCGCATAG
- a CDS encoding ABC transporter permease, with protein MVRFVADRLVRLVAVLVAITVVSFAFMHAIPGDPVALRLGEHASVAEIAHLRASLGLDRPWYVQLVLYLAAVARGDLGVSAFDARPVAEKLTQYFPATLELTVGAMLVAIGVGIPAGVLAAVRHRGALDAFTMSAVLVGVSFPVFWLGWMLVYALAVLPSRIGLDLFPISGQISYAYAVPARTHVVVLDALLAGNGRAALDAVRHLVLPAITLGTIPLAIVAKITRSGMLDVLSSDYIRTARAKGLGARAVVMKHALRNALIPIITILGLQTGLLLGGAVLTESVFAWPGVGRLAFEAISNRDMPLINGCLLLFATVFVVVNAAVDVLYAVANPRIRYR; from the coding sequence ATGGTCCGTTTCGTCGCCGATCGGCTCGTCCGCCTCGTCGCCGTGCTCGTAGCGATCACCGTGGTCAGCTTTGCGTTCATGCACGCGATCCCGGGCGATCCGGTCGCGCTGCGTTTGGGCGAGCACGCGAGCGTGGCGGAGATCGCGCACCTGCGCGCGTCGCTCGGCCTGGACCGGCCGTGGTATGTCCAGCTGGTGCTGTATCTCGCTGCGGTCGCGCGCGGCGATCTCGGCGTCTCCGCGTTCGACGCGCGTCCCGTCGCCGAGAAGCTGACGCAGTATTTTCCCGCGACGCTGGAACTGACGGTCGGCGCGATGCTCGTCGCGATCGGCGTCGGGATCCCGGCGGGCGTGCTCGCAGCGGTCCGCCATCGCGGCGCCCTCGACGCGTTCACGATGAGCGCGGTTCTGGTCGGGGTTTCGTTCCCCGTGTTCTGGCTGGGTTGGATGCTGGTGTACGCGCTGGCGGTGCTGCCGTCGCGGATCGGGCTCGATCTCTTTCCGATCTCGGGCCAGATCTCGTACGCCTATGCGGTGCCGGCGCGCACGCACGTCGTGGTCCTCGACGCGCTGCTGGCGGGGAACGGCCGCGCCGCGCTCGACGCGGTTCGTCACCTCGTGCTGCCGGCGATCACGCTGGGCACGATCCCGCTCGCGATCGTCGCGAAGATCACGCGCAGCGGGATGCTCGACGTCCTCTCGTCCGACTACATCCGCACCGCGCGGGCGAAGGGGCTCGGCGCGCGCGCGGTCGTGATGAAGCATGCCCTGCGCAACGCGCTCATCCCGATCATCACCATCCTGGGCCTGCAGACGGGGCTGCTGCTTGGCGGCGCCGTGCTGACCGAATCGGTCTTCGCGTGGCCGGGCGTCGGACGGCTCGCGTTCGAAGCGATCTCGAACCGTGACATGCCGCTCATCAACGGCTGCCTGCTGCTCTTCGCGACCGTCTTCGTGGTCGTCAACGCTGCGGTCGACGTGCTCTACGCCGTCGCCAACCCACGCATCCGGTATCGCTGA
- a CDS encoding CheR family methyltransferase yields MLEISDAEFVTLRDLVRARFGIWYDDQKRFLPLSRLSTRVVKRGFDTYGAYVRFLRDAPKRESEWNELASILSNNETYFFRERAQLKTLAASVLDEFLARSPRVRLWSAACSSGEEPYSLAMTLIETGKVSNAMLSIRATDISPRVLELAAAGYYRALSFRATDRRWRALRPGGYLFLGHAESLFHLTDLYEPVIGPDAIVYRLKAAPLDALRVTA; encoded by the coding sequence TTGCTCGAGATCTCCGACGCCGAGTTCGTCACGCTGCGCGATCTGGTCCGCGCGCGGTTCGGCATCTGGTACGACGACCAGAAGCGCTTCCTGCCGCTCAGCCGGCTCTCGACGCGCGTCGTGAAGCGCGGCTTCGACACCTACGGCGCGTACGTGCGCTTTCTGCGCGACGCTCCCAAGCGTGAGAGCGAGTGGAACGAGCTGGCGTCGATCCTCTCGAACAACGAGACGTACTTCTTTCGCGAACGCGCTCAGCTCAAGACCCTCGCCGCGTCGGTCCTCGATGAATTCCTGGCGCGTTCGCCGCGCGTGCGCCTATGGTCGGCCGCGTGTTCGTCGGGCGAAGAGCCGTACTCGCTCGCGATGACGCTGATCGAGACGGGCAAGGTCAGCAACGCGATGCTGTCGATCCGTGCGACCGACATCTCTCCGCGCGTCCTGGAACTCGCGGCGGCCGGCTACTATCGCGCGCTCTCGTTCCGCGCGACCGACCGCCGATGGAGGGCGTTGCGTCCCGGAGGCTATCTGTTTTTGGGACATGCCGAGTCGCTGTTTCATCTGACGGATCTCTACGAGCCGGTCATCGGGCCCGACGCGATCGTCTATCGCCTCAAAGCGGCGCCGCTCGACGCCCTACGGGTGACGGCGTGA
- a CDS encoding response regulator, producing the protein MNAPARTITVVVTDDLAFMRRAIQKMLEKVADIRVVGTVASGEESLAMVERLHPDVVTMDVEMPGIGGLEAARRMVERRGPPVIMVSALTREGA; encoded by the coding sequence GTGAACGCGCCGGCGCGGACGATCACCGTCGTCGTCACCGACGACTTGGCGTTCATGCGGCGTGCGATCCAGAAGATGCTCGAGAAGGTCGCCGACATCCGCGTCGTCGGGACGGTGGCGAGCGGCGAGGAGTCGCTGGCGATGGTCGAGCGACTCCATCCGGACGTCGTGACGATGGATGTCGAGATGCCGGGGATCGGCGGCCTGGAAGCCGCGCGGCGGATGGTGGAGCGGCGCGGGCCGCCGGTGATCATGGTCAGCGCGCTCACCCGCGAAGGCGCCTAG
- a CDS encoding FliA/WhiG family RNA polymerase sigma factor, protein MKALRDSSRYIIGGVELSREEIVHKYLHLVKYVAGRISINLPPNVEINDLINDGILGLIDAIEKYDDARGVKFETYAITRINGAILDALRALDWVPRAVRQRARELERTYQELEIQLGRAATEDEVAAKMGITRRELDVLMQKIRGTSVLSLEEFLPNERGYEIPLLDTLRDDGTEVTSAVEAREIKSALVRAVDELPPQERTVISLYYFEGLTLKEIKGALNVSESRVSQIHAQAVIHLRTKLRALRADLGYREGDPTVKQKYTRRNPAQNPATDVRAMG, encoded by the coding sequence GTGAAAGCACTCCGCGATTCGTCGCGCTACATTATCGGCGGGGTCGAGCTCAGCCGAGAAGAGATCGTTCACAAGTACCTGCATCTGGTCAAGTACGTGGCCGGACGCATCTCGATCAACTTGCCGCCCAACGTCGAGATCAACGATCTGATCAACGACGGGATCCTCGGCCTGATCGACGCGATCGAGAAGTACGACGACGCGCGCGGCGTCAAGTTCGAGACCTACGCGATCACGCGCATCAACGGCGCGATCCTCGACGCGCTGCGCGCGCTCGACTGGGTCCCCCGCGCCGTCCGTCAGCGGGCGCGCGAGCTCGAGCGGACCTACCAGGAGTTGGAAATCCAGCTCGGCCGCGCTGCCACGGAAGACGAGGTGGCCGCGAAGATGGGGATCACGCGGCGCGAGCTCGACGTGCTGATGCAGAAGATCCGCGGCACGTCGGTCCTCTCGCTCGAAGAGTTTCTTCCCAACGAGCGCGGCTACGAGATCCCGTTGCTCGACACGCTGCGCGACGACGGCACGGAGGTCACGAGCGCGGTCGAAGCGCGCGAGATCAAGTCGGCGCTGGTCCGCGCGGTCGACGAACTCCCGCCGCAAGAGCGCACCGTGATCTCGCTGTACTACTTCGAGGGCCTGACGCTCAAGGAAATCAAAGGCGCCCTCAACGTCTCGGAGTCGCGCGTCTCGCAGATCCACGCGCAAGCGGTGATCCACCTGCGGACGAAATTACGGGCGCTGCGTGCCGATCTAGGATATCGTGAGGGCGACCCCACGGTGAAACAGAAGTACACGCGACGAAACCCCGCCCAGAATCCCGCAACCGACGTCAGGGCGATGGGCTAG
- a CDS encoding S10 family peptidase, which translates to MTFAALLAAFACVAGAPHPARAADDTAVTHHSVTVGGKPIAYTAKAGTLALRNAEGDEIARVFSVAYTLDGADPRTRPVTFVWNGGPGSSSMWLHLGSYGPLRVDAPSNGTVPAPNTPLVPNADSLIDTTDLVFVDAVGTGFSQITGKGTAETFFGVDEDAGAFDNFIRTWATANDRWSSPAFLFGESYGTTRAANVVNLLQKHGMAVRGVILVSSVLDYNALDNGQGLGEDYGNIAFLPTEAAVAWYHHALPANPPDLPRFVDQVRRFALGPYADALARGDAIDAPARRAIVAKLHEYTGLDDAYIDRADLRIEPARFEQVLLQRSGVQTGRLDGRYRGPAIDRTSDSATYDPASDDLLTDAFVGAANGYLRDDLGYKTDRTYYGTNYPVVGRHWKFRRSRSALAPNVAGDLREALIKNPYLRVFAANGYYDLATPFFGTEYTLHHLDLDPGLRTHIEYGFYPSGHMIYLNDESRRALKSDLARFYREAAGR; encoded by the coding sequence TTGACGTTCGCCGCGCTCCTGGCGGCGTTCGCCTGCGTCGCGGGCGCGCCGCATCCCGCGCGCGCCGCCGACGATACCGCCGTCACGCATCACAGCGTCACGGTCGGCGGCAAACCGATCGCCTACACCGCGAAAGCCGGGACGCTCGCGCTGCGCAACGCCGAGGGCGACGAGATCGCGCGCGTCTTCTCGGTCGCGTACACGCTCGACGGCGCCGATCCGCGCACGCGACCGGTTACGTTCGTGTGGAACGGCGGCCCGGGATCCTCGTCGATGTGGCTGCATCTGGGGTCCTACGGACCGCTGCGCGTCGACGCGCCGTCGAACGGCACCGTCCCCGCGCCGAACACGCCGCTCGTCCCCAACGCGGATTCGCTGATCGATACGACCGATCTCGTCTTCGTCGACGCGGTCGGGACCGGGTTCAGTCAGATCACCGGAAAAGGGACGGCGGAGACGTTCTTCGGCGTCGACGAGGACGCCGGCGCGTTCGACAATTTCATCCGCACGTGGGCGACCGCGAACGACCGCTGGTCGTCGCCGGCGTTTCTGTTCGGCGAGTCCTACGGGACGACGCGCGCCGCGAACGTCGTCAACCTGCTGCAGAAGCACGGGATGGCCGTGCGCGGCGTCATCCTCGTCTCGTCGGTGCTCGACTACAACGCGCTCGACAACGGTCAGGGGCTCGGAGAAGATTACGGCAACATCGCCTTTCTGCCGACCGAAGCGGCGGTCGCGTGGTACCATCACGCACTGCCGGCGAACCCGCCCGATCTGCCGCGCTTCGTCGACCAGGTCCGGCGCTTCGCGCTGGGACCGTACGCCGACGCGCTCGCGCGCGGCGACGCGATCGACGCGCCGGCGCGGCGAGCGATCGTCGCGAAACTGCACGAGTATACCGGCCTCGATGATGCGTACATCGATCGCGCCGATCTGCGGATCGAACCAGCCCGTTTCGAGCAGGTGCTGCTGCAGCGCAGCGGCGTGCAGACGGGCAGGCTCGACGGCCGCTATCGCGGTCCCGCCATCGACCGTACGAGCGATTCGGCGACGTACGATCCGGCCAGCGACGATCTGCTGACCGACGCGTTCGTCGGTGCCGCAAACGGGTATCTGCGCGACGATCTGGGCTACAAGACCGACCGCACCTACTACGGCACCAACTATCCCGTGGTCGGCCGGCATTGGAAGTTTCGCCGCAGCCGCTCGGCGCTCGCACCGAACGTCGCCGGCGACCTGCGCGAAGCGCTCATCAAAAATCCGTACCTGCGCGTGTTCGCCGCCAACGGCTACTACGATCTGGCGACGCCGTTCTTCGGCACCGAGTACACCCTGCACCATCTCGATCTCGATCCCGGCCTGCGAACGCACATCGAGTACGGCTTCTATCCGTCGGGGCACATGATCTATCTCAACGACGAGTCACGCCGCGCGCTGAAAAGCGATCTGGCGCGGTTCTATCGCGAAGCGGCGGGCCGCTGA